The following proteins are encoded in a genomic region of Sebastes fasciatus isolate fSebFas1 chromosome 12, fSebFas1.pri, whole genome shotgun sequence:
- the LOC141779214 gene encoding uncharacterized protein LOC141779214 isoform X7, protein MHTVATMTTEASAVNEADTEGKQKASGAEPKPEPENKQKPEAAAAEPEGEPSSKKAQEQASEPGPADVATSPEEEQLKPRTRTSAGKGLSRLFSSFLKRRSQCSEEEGFEAEKAREEKADKEEKADKAEEEKVEEVKPEEKEAKAEEEKVEVKEVKKKEEKEPKEEKEEEKVEKRGSKKKKKEAKKKQEKKDEEKVKNDEEKKEEETVKKKEEQKEEEKAQQTVDKKEEQLETKEETQKETAEVKEKGAEAVKKETKDEERVDKRVTKKKEKEDKIKKKEEEKAKRKAEEDERVKKREEEKAKKKEEEKAREAEKTKKKEEEKTKKEEDKTKEEKTKKKEEEKPKEELKKKEEDKAKEEVKKKEEEKPEEKQKKEEEKGKKKEKGKNKGKKEVKGPSEEQVKAPIAAPEPELKTEPDTEQAPDQHSISSGETQQAQEENKEEAAIKEEPEVVEEVKKEDTEKKEEEPAEQEKEAKGEEKAKAKEEAKKEKPVKEKKTEKKTEKKTEKNTEKKTEKNTEKKTEKNTEKNTEKKTEKNTEKNTEKNTEKKTEKKAEKKAEEAEAEEAKGSKRQKTMQCKVTLLDDTQFECELDKHAKVQDLLTKVCDHVNLLERDYFGLTTQESSTNKTWMESTKEIRKQVSGAVYEFAFGVKFYPPDPAQLTEDLTRYFLCLQLRKDIMHGVLPCSFVTLSLLGSYTAQSELGEYDPELHGTDYVKDLSLAPGQSKELEDKVMELHRTYRSMSPAQADMSFLENAKKLAMYGVDLHHAKDLDGVDITLGVCSSGLMVYKDKLRINRFPWPKVLKISYKRSSFFIKIRPSEQEQYESTIGFKLPNYKASKKLWKVCVEHHTFFRVPTVEPPSSRRFLILGSKFRYSGRTQAQTRQASSMIDRPAPRFTRSASKRLSRNLDGAGDETLQFLQGLSASTRSEVDDWSLMLTSDKPQPSPEFTARGESEHMFIESWEEGQSVHTDAVTWQETETGQTGSQTITQTVSEPWQELASDEQKQRSKEDEWSAMLHRHPPFPFVPPFDFVKQPAKLSLAKIRALDRLLRPDLTQQDDWFLYFDPLFSLSSLESANKPLSPLAQFQLQEEDEQGSRVAEQELTSEEVIERLQETVMLVEKLKEANVLERRLREVRDLEDRLQGMDEMAERLQDVIEQELGKEEVDKLREEDGDLEQERQIQAERIVQTVLRKSVSKIETKEDEVDELEEQIKEVFLKGLLPEEEEVEVKQETEKEVTDESVLDDSLREKLRQIEKEWRDDVEDKLKSGSSDVTSSIVAYQKVERRTKKRVTIVEERGRTQEEMEDVQVQRVVMSEERIEKEMTWRKTETLEEITEGEVTERLQTEDRSQGPDEDIWFILFDRPPYKAVFKPPVTTVERAEVDEGEYFTSETEITTVEEKTEIIVEERKIRDEEVWRIPEISPPQTIMGRDDDWFVLLDVVPKETPYVPPVTLKGRDQIGAESFVSVVGTAAEEEEIREVVSEERKIIEEAPRHLQEIPQMPVTERDDDWFGLLDVVPRETSYVPPVTSKAGDQIGAESFVSVVGTAAEEEEEIREVVSEEREIIEEAPRYLQEIPQMPVTDRDDDWFVLLDVVPRETSYVPPVTLKGRDQIGAESFVSVIETAAEEEEIREVVSEERKIIEEAPRHLQEIPQMPVTDRDDDWFVLLDVVPRETSYVPPVAVAERVEVSPEERVSLVKITAVEVREKRVEIMAPVLSEKQVEALPQAVREIEDDWFVLLDVPTREPSYVPPVTMAEYVQVYPEESVSTVVETIPVESRKEVVVEEIVVQKEDRGQQKISQPVRERDDDWFLLLDVVPRGAAYVPPVFLAAPSQIYPSVQPRRVEVISVELKLQQVDLEQIRLQPSGPLPERDDDWFVLFDAIREETVILPSASLTLFVPVTAVEMIPDMRKTFEAEVTTTETRTWKKMIIGVESRQDETRLSEIRPSQIATPSEREGGDDWFTLFDIIREKPVVIPPVAVVERIADVVAATEPKPKFIMEDVRPAVKLVVKPSQPRQVDDDWFALLDVAAKIKPAAVDERIRTHPEVRPAKEFAAVEQKAQRRVTIVEETWPQEKVVQQKPRPAVREVEDDWFSLLDVVTKKSVAVPERIQFPAEMRVPAAEAKARIAIPERRPQFEQRVLEERRPVTQTHVNDDWFVLLDVGLKESVVSTQRGTRPVSAPVFSQAALAEAGIPMALLDQPQTSTPIKASRQDERKLEVTVEAVEPSRIEAGVKPAVWRDQREVNSSLISTINGDVQKRAKKIEGDSIYMRHSLLMLEEFDKPQEDLLRHHANISELKRNFMETAPETRPSEWDKRLSTHSPFRTLGINGQPLPSADGRVCISLLCNGSETKTAHEETSSSWGFSGVPSPTVSHRSEPDGVEAHGAPVEEQSCDREEVVVLDTSLVPVVEVEMAQLPPSFDPCFKALDGIQEEEEESCPELSERPGEIVGSSPAAYFRSDVPQVVRCFQPPLVQTQTVTITAVSTSLPSGISTTEVPIVQTKTVIYEPSKVAVDGTDEDKDNTTSASSKSVTSETTSGTTVTTTTTHISKVVKGGSSETRVEKRIVITADSDIDQDKLAGKRIDAAPRDI, encoded by the exons ATGCATACCG TGGCTACCATGACAACAGAGGCAAGTGCAGTGAACGAGGCGGACACAGAGGGCAAGCAGAAGGCCAGCGGCGCCGAGCCCAAACCCGAACCGGAGAACAAGCAGAAGCCTGAGGCGGCAGCGGCCGAGCCGGAGGGGGAACCGTCGAGCAAGAAGGCCCAGGAGCAGGCCTCTGAGCCTGGGCCTGCTGATGTAGCTACCTCCCccgaggaggagcagctgaaaCCTCGTACCCGGACCTCTGCTGGCAAAGGCCTGTCTcgcctcttctcctctttcctcaAACGCCGCTCACAGTGCTCCGAGGAAGAGGGGTTCGAGGCAGAGAAAGCCAGGGAGGAGAAGGCAGATAAAGAGGAAAAAGCTGACAAGGCAGAAGAGGAGAAGGTGGAAGAGGTGAAACCTGAAGAGAAGGAGGCTaaagcagaggaggaaaaagtaGAGGTAAAAGAAGTGAAaaagaaggaagaaaaagaaccaaaagaggagaaagaggaagaaaaggttGAGAAGAGGggcagtaaaaagaaaaagaaagaagccAAGAAGAAACAAGAGAAAAAAGATGAGGAGAAAGTGAAAAACGAcgaggagaaaaaagaagaggaaacggtgaaaaagaaagaggagcaaaaggaggaggagaaagcacAGCAGACTGTAGATAAGAAGGAAGAACAATTGGAGAcaaaagaagaaacacagaaGGAGACTGCTGAAGTTAAAGAGAAGGGGGCAGAAGCCGTGAAGAAAGAGACTAAAGACGAGGAAAGAGTTGACAAGAGGgttacaaagaaaaaagaaaaggaggataagataaagaagaaggaagaggagaaggcaAAGAGGAAAGCAGAGGAAGACGAAAGAgtaaagaagagagaagaagagaaagcaaagaagaaagaggaagaaaaggcgAGAGAGGCCgaaaaaacaaagaagaaagaagaggagaagaccaagaaggaggaggacaaaacaaaagaggagaagactaaaaagaaagaagaagagaaaccaaAAGAGGAGttaaagaagaaagaggaggacaaGGCGAAAGAAGAGgtaaagaagaaggaggaggaaaagccagaagaaaaacagaagaaggaagaggaaaaagggaagaaaaaagagaagggaAAGAACAAAGGGAAGAAGGAGGTGAAAGGGCCAAGTGAGGAGCAGGTGAAAGCACCGATTGCAGCTCCAGAGCCTGaacttaaaactgagccagacACTGaacaggctccagatcagcacTCGATAAGCAGCGGAGAGACACAG CAGGCTCAAGAGGAAAACAAGGAAGAAGCTGCGATAAAGGAGGAGCCTGAAGTCGTGGAAGAAGTGAAGAAGGAGGACACggagaaaaaggaggaagaaccagcagaacaggagAAAGAAGccaaaggagaggagaaggcgAAGGCGAAGGAGGAGGCAAAGAAGGAGAAGCCTGTGAAAGAAAAGAAGACGGAGAAGAAGACGGAGAAGAAG acagagaagaacacggagaagaagacagagaagaacacggagaagaagacagagaagaacaCGGAGAAGAACACGgagaagaagacagagaagaacaCGGAGAAGAACACGGAGAAGAACACGgagaagaagacagagaagaaggcAGAGAAGAAGGCAGaagaggcagaggcagaggaaGCGAAAGGCTCCAAACGTCAGAAAACCATGCAATGCAAAGTCACCTTACTGGACGACACTCAGTTTGAGTGTGAGCTTGAT AAACATGCTAAAGTCCAAGACCTTCTAACAAAGGTGTGCGACCATGTCAACCTGCTGGAGAGAGATTACTTTGGCCTCACTACCCAGGAATCCTCAACTAACAAA ACATGGATGGAATCCACCAAAGAGATCAGGAAACAGGTTTCAGGTGCTGTGTATGAGTTTGCATTCGGCGTGAAGTTCTACCCACCTGATCCAGCACAGCTCACCGAAGACCTCACCAG GTACTTTCTATGTCTGCAGCTGAGGAAGGACATTATGCATGGTGTTCTTCCATGTTCCTTTGTCACTCTGTCCCTGCTGGGCTCCTATACGGCCCAGTCAGAGCTCGGAGAGTACGACCCAGAGCTCCACGGGACAGATTATGTGAAGGATCTGAGTTTGGCCCCCGGACAGAGCAAAGAGCTGGAGGACAAGGTGATGGAGCTGCACCGCACATACAG gtcAATGAGTCCGGCCCAGGCAGACATGTCGTTTCTGGAAAATGCCAAGAAACTCGCCATGTATGGAGTTGACCTGCACCATGCTAAG GATCTCGATGGTGTCGACATCACGCTGGGGGTCTGCTCTAGTGGTTTGATGGTTTACAAGGACAAGCTGAGGATCAACCGTTTCCCCTGGCCCAAAGTGCTCAAGATCTCTTACAAACGCAGCAGCTTCTTTATTAAAATCAGGCCGTCGGAG CAAGAGCAGTATGAAAGCACAATTGGCTTTAAACTGCCCAACTACAAAGCCTCGAAGAAGCTGTGGAAAGTTTGCGTTGAACACCATACCTTCTTCAG GGTTCCAACAGTAGAGCCGCCCTCATCACGGCGCTTCCTCATCTTGGGCTCCAAGTTCCGGTACAGCGGGCGCACTCAGGCCCAAACCCGTCAGGCCAGCTCCATGATTGACCGCCCGGCCCCTCGCTTCACACGCTCTGCAAGCAAGAGGCTGTCCCGTAACCTAGATGGAG CTGGAgatgaaactctccagttcctgCAAGGACTTTCAGCATCAACCAGGTCTGAGGTTGATGATTGGTCGCTGATGCTGACGTCTGACAAACCCCAGCCCTCTCCTGAATTCACAG CCAGAGGGGAGTCTGAGCACATGTTCATTGAGTCCTGGGAAGAAGGGCAGTCCGTTCACACAGACGCAGTAACCTGGCAGGAAACTGAGACTGGGCAGACTGGCTCTCAAACCATCACCCAGACAGTCAGTGAACCGTGGCAGGAGCTGGCGTCTGATGAACAAAAGCAGAGGAGCAAAGAGGACGAGTGGTCTGCCATGCTCCATCGTCATCCTCCTTTTCCCTTTGTCCCACCTTTCGATTTTGTGAAACAGCCAG CTAAGCTCAGCTTGGCAAAAATTAGGGCTTTGGACCGACTATTGCGACCAGATCTCACACAACAAGATGATTGGTTCCTTTACTTTGACCCACTCTTCAGCCTGTCCTCGCTTGAGAGCGCTAACAAACCAT TGTCTCCCCTAGCTCAGTTCCAGCTCCAGGAGGAGGATGAGCAGGGCAGTCGTGTGGCAGAGCAGGAACTGACCAGTGAGGAGGTCATTGAGAGGTTGCAGGAAACCGTGATGCTGGTAGAGAAGCTGAAAGAGGCAAATGTTTTGGAAAGGAGGCTTAGAGAAGTTAGGGATTTAGAGGATAGACTCCAAGGAATGGATGAGATGGCAGAGCGGCTTCAGGATGTAATAGAACAGGAATTGGGTAAGGAAGAGGTAGATAAGTTGAGGGAAGAAGATGGAGATTTGGAGCAGGAAAGACAAATACAAGCAGAACGTATAGTACAAACCGTCTTAAGGAAATCTGTGAGTAAAATAGAGACAAAAGAGGATGAAGTGGACGAATTGGAAGAGCAGATAAAGGAGGTGTTTTTAAAAGGCTTGTTgcctgaagaggaagaggttgAGGTGAAGCAGGAGACTGAAAAAGAGGTGACAGACGAGAGTGTACTTGATGACAGCTTGAGAGAGAAGCTACGCCAGATAGAAAAGGAATGGCGAGACGATGTGGAGGACAAGTTGAAATCTGGATCTTCAGATGTCACCTCATCTATAGTTGCATACCAGAAGGTGGAGCGTAGGACTAAGAAGAGAGTGACTATTGTAGAAGAGAGAGGGCGGACGCAGGAAGAAATGGAAGATGTGCAGGTACAGCGTGTTGTGATGTCAGAGGAGAGGATAGAAAAAGAGATGACATGGCGTAAGACAGAAACACTGGAGGAGATAACTGAGGGAGAAGTTACAGAGAGGCTTCAGACTGAGGATCGATCTCAGGGGCCAGATGAGGATATCTGGTTCATACTTTTTGACCGGCCTCCATACAAAGCTGTTTTCAAACCACCAG TTACTACTGTGGAACGGGCTGAGGTGGATGAAGGCGAGTATTTCACCTCAGAGACTGAGATTACAACAGTTGAGGAGAAAACGGAGATTATAgtagaagagagaaaaataagagaCGAGGAAGTGTGGCGTATACCAGAGATCTCACCACCACAGACCATCATGGGAAGAGATGATGACTGGTTTGTGTTGCTGGATGTTGTTCCCAAAGAAACGCCTTATGTGCCACCAG TTACCTTGAAGGGAAGAGACCAGATTGGTGCAGAAAGTTTTGTCTCCGTGGTTGGAACTGcagccgaggaggaggagattaGAGAAGTAGTATCTGAAGAGAGAAAGATAATAGAAGAGGCACCAAGACATCTACAAGAAATCCCACAAATGCCAGTGACCGAAAGGGATGATGACTGGTTTGGGTTGCTGGATGTTGTTCCCAGAGAAACATCTTATGTACCACCAG TTACCTCGAAGGCAGGAGACCAGATTGGTGCAGAAAGTTTTGTCTCTGTGGTTGGAACTGcagccgaggaggaggaggagattagAGAAGTTGTatctgaagagagagagataatagAAGAGGCGCCAAGATATCTACAAGAAATCCCACAAATGCCAGTGACCGACAGGGATGATGACTGGTTTGTGTTGCTGGATGTTGTTCCCAGAGAAACATCTTATGTACCACCAG TTACCTTGAAGGGAAGAGACCAGATTGGTGCAGAAAGTTTTGTCTCTGTGATTGAAACTGcagccgaggaggaggagattaGAGAAGTTGTATCTGAAGAGAGAAAGATAATAGAAGAGGCACCAAGACATCTACAAGAAATCCCACAAATGCCAGTGACCGACAGGGATGATGACTGGTTTGTGTTGCTGGATGTTGTTCCCAGAGAAACATCTTATGTACCACCAG TTGCTGTTGCAGAGCGTGTTGAAGTGTCCCCAGAAGAACGTGTCTCTCTGGTTAAAATAACAGCCGTTGaagtgagagaaaaaagagtGGAGATTATGGCTCCTGTGCTGAGTGAGAAGCAGGTAGAAGCACTGCCACAGGCtgtgagagagatagaggatGACTGGTTTGTGCTGCTGGATGTCCCCACTAGAGAACCATCATATGTGCCACCAG TTACCATGGCTGAGTATGTTCAGGTTTATCCTGAAGAAAGTGTCTCTACTGTGGTTGAAACGATACCAGTAGAGTCCAGGAAGGAGGTCGTAGTTGAAGAGATTGTGGTGCAgaaagaggacagaggacagcagaAAATATCGCAGCCAGTCAGAGAAAGAGATGATGACTGGTTTCTTCTGCTGGATGTTGTTCCCAGAGGAGCTGCCTATGTACCTCCAG TTTTTCTGGCAGCACCGAGTCAGATTTATCCAAGTGTTCAACCTCGACGAGTTGAAGTGATAAGCGTAGAGCTGAAGTTGCAGCAGGTTGATCTTGAACAGATTAGACTGCAGCCTTCCGGGCCGCTGCCAGAGAGGGATGATGACTGGTTTGTGCTGTTTGATGCTATTCGTGAAGAGACAGTCATACTACCATCAG CTTCTTTGACTTTGTTTGTGCCAGTTACTGCTGTTGAGATGATTCCGGATATGAGGAAGACGTTTGAGGCAGAGGTGACCACCACAGAGACTAGAACGTGGAAGAAGATGATAATTGGTGTGGAGagcagacaagatgagacaCGTCTGTCTGAAATTAGACCTAGTCAAATTGCAACGccgtcagagagagaaggaggagatgaTTGGTTTACCCTGTTCGACATCATCCGCGAAAAGCCTGTTGTCATACCACCAG TTGCTGTGGTTGAGCGTATCGCGGATGTGGTGGCAGCCACTGAACCAAAACCTAAATTCATCATGGAAGACGTGAGGCCCGCTGTGAAGCTGGTGGTTAAACCGTCACAGCCGAGACAGGTGGATGATGACTGGTTTGCGCTGCTAGATgttgcagcaaaaataaaaccAG CGGCTGTGGACGAACGTATTCGCACGCACCCTGAAGTAAGACCAGCTAAAGAGTTTGCAGCCGTAGAGCAGAAAGCACAGCGGAGAGTTACTATAGTGGAGGAGACGTGGCCGCAGGAGAAGGTGGTACAGCAGAAACCACGTCCAGCAGTGAGAGAGGTGGAAGATGATTGGTTTAGTCTTCTGGATGTGGTCACTAAGAAATCAG TCGCTGTCCCTGAACGCATCCAGTTCCCAGCAGAGATGAGGGTTCCAGCTGCTGAGGCCAAAGCGAGGATTGCTATTCCCGAGAGGAGACCACAGTTTGAGCAACGGGTCCTGGAGGAAAGACGTccagtcacacaaacacatgtcaATGATGATTGGTTTGTTCTACTAGATGTTGGCCTCAAGGAGTCAG TGGTGAGCACACAGAGGGGCACCCGTCCCGTCAGTGCTCCGGTCTTCTCCCAGGCGGCTCTGGCCGAGGCCGGGATCCCCATGGCCCTCCTCGATCAGCCCCAGACCTCTACTCCAATCAAGGCCAGCCGCCAGGACGAGAGAAAGCTGGAGGTCACTGTAGAAGCTGTGGAGCCCTCAAGAATCGAAGCTGGGGTCAAG CCAGCAGTGTGGAGGGACCAGAGAGAAGTAAACTCTTCACTGATATCCACCATCAATGGGGACGTTCAG AAAAGAGCTAAGAAAATTGAGGGTGACTCAATTTATATGAGACATAGCCTTTTAATGTTGGAG GAGTTCGATAAGCCTCAGGAGGACCTGCTCAGGCACCATGCCAACATCAGTGAGCTGAAGAGGAACTTCATGGAAACCGCCCCGGAGACCAGACCCAGCGAGTGGGACAAGCGCCTGTCCACGCACTCTCCGTTCCGCACCCTGGGCATCAATGGTCAGCCTCTGCCCAGTGCAGATGGG